The following are encoded together in the Panicum virgatum strain AP13 chromosome 6K, P.virgatum_v5, whole genome shotgun sequence genome:
- the LOC120713243 gene encoding probable RNA-dependent RNA polymerase SHL2 translates to MLFPDSRVEAGDLVAPGTFLAAWRAADDGDPASASPLDFVVDPSGGRCRLLFARDAAFVSPGACAAVLLCCCDVKLEFPVGDVVRAAAFMDDDSLLLQLSAAPLLFYRTAGDDVRAPVPFDLIDDDGDDPWIRTTDVTPGGAIGRCRAYRVSFGTRFWPAMRDALEYMKAQGVPVEILDARRRGLTVRDEPEFGMPMPGMFFSVQRVEGLSFPVLYLVSALVHSGVVNQHQLTAEFFSLLKRERDAVNVAALTKLLGGKFQVFDVCPRLKNAQDWAASKPKLLGHLHSMRKVGADDYNAEMRRLVITPTGACCMPPQLELSNRVIRHYHHVADRFLRVTFMDEGTQRLNTSAMNLYAAPIVKDMMPNLFQQKTAVYRRVQTILTEGFHMCGRKYSFLASSSNQLRSRSAWFFAEDGTTTIAGIREWMGQFPSNNVAKHTARMGLCFTSTYPTVTIQRDEMEFLQDVNHNEYNFSDGIGKITPKLAFEVAKKLPLTDNYVPSAFQIRFAGYKGVVAVWPGANEETRLLSLRPSMKKFDSDHYVFEVVSWTKVQPAFLNRQIITLLSTLGVPDSVFREMQNAMLHNLDKILTHSDVAYEVVRTCCPEHGSTAGLMLSAGFAPANEPHLRAMLLAIRSSLMQGLLEKERISVPKGRWLVGCLDEFGILEHGQCFIRASAPSVNNRFLRHGAIFSSASKRAETIVGTVVIAKNPCLHPGDVRILEAVDVPELHHLVDCLVFPRKGDRPHANEASGSDLDGDVFFVTWDERLVPPGKISRSPMDYSPAEAIQLPREVLPHDIIDFYLENMVSDNLGRISNAHVVHADCSKNGAMDEKCIQLAKLAAIAVDSLKTGKIVTMPTYLRPTEYPDFMRKEDAISYKSEKILGELYRSIKAAYGYDSVSHGTITLNDLVYDMDLEVPGASYFLEDAWQCKCSYEAKLNALLSQYNIQTEAELVTWEAWSLTGGNKKQHYETQERLNYSYFQLHEEYRSIFEGNAEMSEEKKNLVYETKASAWYQVTYHPNWIRRSKETPPRISFPWIAVDYLASIKARNAAKSFDR, encoded by the exons ATGCTCTTCCCGGACTCGCGCGTCGAGGCCGGCGACCTCGTGGCGCCCGGCACCTTCCTCGCCGCCTGGCGCGCGGCGGACGACGGCgaccccgcctccgcctccccgctCGACTTCGTGGTGGACCCGTCCGGCGGCCGCTGCCGGCTGCTGTTCGCCCGCGACGCCGCGTTCGTCTCCCCCGGCGCCTGCGCCGCGGTGCTGCTGTGCTGCTGCGACGTCAAGCTGGAGTTCCCCGTCGGCGACGTCGTGCGGGCCGCGGCGTTCATGGACGACGACTCGCTGCTGCTCCAGCTCTCGGCCGCGCCCCTGCTGTTCTACCGCACGGCGGGGGACGACGTCCGCGCCCCGGTGCCCTTCGACCTcatcgacgacgacggcgacgacccGTGGATCCGGACCACCGACGTCACCcccggcggcgccatcggccgGTGCCGCGCGTACCGGGTGTCGTTCGGGACGCGGTTCTGGCCGGCGATGAGGGACGCGTTGGAGTACATGAAGGCGCAGGGGGTGCCGGTCGAGATCCtcgacgcgcggcggcgggggctcaCCGTCCGCGACGAGCCGGAGTTCGGGATGCCGATGCCGGGCATGTTCTTCTCCGTGCAGCGTGTCGAGGGGCTAAGCTTTCCGGTGCTGTACTTggtcagtgctctggtgcacaGCGGTGTAGtgaatcagcaccagctgacgGCCGAGTTCTTCAGCTTACTGAAGAGAGAACGCGACGCCGTGAATGTTGCTGCACTGACAAAATTGTTGGGAGGCAAGTTTCAAGTGTTTGATGTGTGCCCGAGGCTAAAGAATGCGCAGGATTGGGCTGCCAGCAAACCCAAGCTTCTTGGTCATCTTCACAGCATGAGAAAGGTTGGTGCTGATGATTACAATGCCGAGATGCGGAGGCTGGTGATCACTCCCACCGGGGCATGTTGTATGCCACCACAACTGGAGCTCTCTAACCGCGTTATCCGGCATTACCATCACGTAGCGGACCGGTTCTTGAGGGTGACTTTTATGGATGAGGGTACGCAGCGGCTAAACACCAGCGCGATGAACTTGTATGCGGCGCCGATTGTCAAGGACATGATGCCCAACTTGTTCCAGCAGAAGACAGCAGTTTACAGGCGTGTCCAAACAATCTTGACGGAGGGTTTCCACATGTGCGGCAGGAAGTACTCGTTCCTTGCATCCTCGTCGAACCAGCTTAGGAGCAGATCAGCTTGGTTCTTCGCAGAGGATGGAACCACGACGATCGCAGGCATTAGAGAGTGGATGGGACAGTTCCCAAGTAATAATGTCGCCAAGCACACTGCTAGAATGGGACTGTGCTTCACATCTACGTATCCAACGGTGACGATACAGCGGGATGAGATGGAGTTTCTTCAGGATGTTAACCATAATGAGTACAACTTCTCTGATGGAATTGGCAAGATCACACCGAAACTCGCATTTGAAGTTGCGAAGAAGCTGCCGCTGACGGATAATTACGTCCCATCTGCATTCCAGATTAGATTTGCAGGATACAAGGGTGTTGTAGCCGTCTGGCCAGGTGCAAATGAAGAGACACGGCTGCTTTCCCTCAGGCCGAGCATGAAGAAGTTCGATTCTGACCACTATGTGTTTGAAGTGGTGTCCTGGACCAAGGTGCAGCCAGCTTTCTTGAACCGCCAGATTATAACATTGCTAAGCACCTTGGGTGTCCCGGATTCTGTCTTTCGGGAAATGCAGAACGCGATGCTTCATAATCTCGACAAGATTTTAACGCACAGTGATGTTGCATATGAGGTTGTAAGGACATGTTGCCCTGAACATGGAAGTACCGCAGGCCTGATGCTGAGTGCTGGCTTTGCTCCTGCAAATGAACCACACCTGCGAGCAATGCTCTTGGCTATCCGGTCCTCGCTGATGCAGGGTCTTTTGGAGAAAGAGAGGATTTCTGTGCCCAAGGGAAGGTGGTTGGTGGGCTGCCTTGATGAATTTGGGATCCTTGAGCATGGACAATGTTTTATCCGGGCCTCAGCACCATCTGTGAACAATCGTTTTCTGAGGCACGGCGCAATATTTTCCTCGGCAAGCAAAAGGGCAGAGACCATTGTTGGTACAGTTGTGATCGCAAAGAACCCATGTCTTCATCCAGGGGATGTCCGTATCCTCGAAGCAGTGGATGTTCCAGAACTGCATCACCTTGTCGATTGCTTGGTCTTCCCCAGGAAAGGCGACAGGCCACACGCCAATGAAGCATCAGGGAGTGATCTCGATGGGGATGTCTTCTTTGTGACTTGGGATGAAAGACTTGTTCCTCCGGGGAAAATAAGCAGGTCCCCTATGGACTACTCCCCAGCTGAAGCGATACAGCTACCTCGCGAAGTACTTCCACAT GATATCATTGATTTCTACTTGGAGAATATGGTAAGTGACAACCTCGGTCGGATAAGCAACGCTCATGTTGTTCATGCTGACTGTAGCAAGAACGGAGCGATGGATGAGAAGTGCATTCAGTTGGCCAAACTAGCAGCCATTGCTGTGGATTCCCTTAAGACCGGGAAAATTGTAACAATGCCAACTTATCTTCGACCAACTGAGTATCCTGACTTCATGAGGAAGGAAGATGCCATCTCCTATAAATCAGAAAAGATCCTTGGAGAGCTTTATCGGTCAATTAAAGCAGCATATGGATATGATTCAGTTTCACACGGTACCATCACTTTAAATGATCTTGTTTATGACATGGATCTGGAAGTTCCAGGAGCATCATATTTCCTCGAGGATGCTTGGCAGTGCAAGTGCTCGTACGAAGCGAAGTTGAACGCATTACTCAGTCAATACAACATTCAGACTGAAGCAGAGCTTGTGACATGGGAGGCATGGTCGCTTACAGGAGGCAATAAGAAGCAGCACTATGAGACACAAGAGAGGCTTAACTACTCATATTTCCAACTCCACGAGGAGTACCGAAGTATCTTTGAAGGCAATGCTGAGATGTCCGAGGAGAAGAAAAATCTAGTGTATGAGACTAAAGCATCCGCATGGTACCAGGTAACATATCACCCCAACTGGATTCGACGATCAAAGGAAACACCTCCAAGAATCAGCTTTCCGTGGATCGCTGTAGATTACTTAGCAAGTATAAAGGCAAGAAATgctgcaaaaagtttcgacagATGA